From one Caldichromatium japonicum genomic stretch:
- a CDS encoding RNA-guided endonuclease InsQ/TnpB family protein, with amino-acid sequence MLARLHNVRADFTHKLTTRLCRENQGVVIEDLNVKGMLANERLARAISDLGFGMFCLQMEYKGKCYGVWLVLADRWDPSSRLCSVCGWENEMLALKDREWTCPQCGTRHDRDINAALNLKRLATATALPVASPSGNGGATAERVSAVVGKVTPVRDECAPHSGQEEHSAPVCALS; translated from the coding sequence ATGTTGGCAAGGCTGCACAATGTCCGAGCGGACTTCACACATAAGCTCACGACCCGGCTCTGCCGCGAAAACCAAGGGGTGGTGATTGAGGATTTGAACGTCAAGGGCATGCTGGCGAACGAACGGCTTGCCCGCGCCATCAGCGACCTGGGCTTTGGCATGTTCTGCTTGCAGATGGAATACAAGGGGAAATGCTACGGCGTCTGGTTGGTTTTAGCTGATCGCTGGGATCCGAGCAGCCGCCTGTGTTCGGTCTGTGGTTGGGAGAATGAGATGTTGGCGTTGAAGGATCGGGAATGGACGTGTCCTCAATGCGGCACGCGCCATGATCGGGACATCAATGCCGCGCTCAATCTCAAACGGCTGGCAACCGCAACTGCCCTACCCGTGGCGAGTCCGTCCGGTAACGGCGGAGCTACAGCAGAGAGGGTCTCTGCCGTAGTCGGGAAAGTCACGCCTGTCAGAGACGAATGCGCTCCGCATTCGGGGCAGGAAGAGCACAGTGCGCCTGTTTGCGCACTGTCTTGA